TAATATTTGACGATTCTTTACTCAGGCCAAGCGTCATGACCTCAGATGCCGTTGAATAAGGTTGCATGCCGTTGGCGTCATTGCGGTTTAGCACAGTTTCTGTCCTGCTAACCCAATTCGGAACGATAGTTCTGGGAAACAACTACACCGAGGTTCACGCAAGTCTCGAAGAACAGTATGTAGTTAAGAATAATCAAGTGATGATCAAGACATTCTTTGATGGTATTGAAATGGTCTACGGCTCTGCCTGGAACCAAGATGATTCATCCTGTAGCCCCGCCCTGACGATCTGCGTAACAATGGCGATCTCCAGGGTAAGTTAAGCCAATGAAGTGACAGGACAGTCGTGTCCAAAGGGAAACACCAAACCCCGCATCGCGCCACCAAATGAAGTTAGTCATATCGGTCGTGGCTGCTGAATAAAAGAGGCATTGCTCCTCACAAATCCTGAAGCAGAAAGACACACTGCCCCTGATCGTATCTACAACCAATAAAGTCCTCATCAAGCATCCCAGCCTCATTACAGCTCCGTATCAATCTATCACCACCAGCCGAAACAACATCGAAATGGCAGGAGCCTTGCCTCGCAGAGAGCTTGATCTCATTGGCAAAGTCGCAGTAATCAGCGGTGCATCACGCGGCATTGGTCGCGCTATCGCCTTCAACCTGGCTTCACGAGGATGCTCTATCCTTGGTACCTGCGTCAGTGAAAAAGGCGTCGAAGCCTTATCAACAGGCTTGAACGATGAGGTCACCGACCGTGTTTACAAAGCGACATCTAGAGAGCGTCCATCAGGTCAACAAATCAAAGGAATCCTAGCTGATGTCTTCTCCCCCGACTGCGCCAAAGCAATTGCCGAGGCTATCCAGGAGTCATTCAAGGGTCAAGTCGACATCCTTGTGAACTCAGCTGGTGACCCGATGCCTGGAGTTATCGGCCAAATGACTACAGAAGAGATCCAACGAAGTCTTCTAGGCAACGTCCAAGCCCCAGTGCAAATCGTCGAAGAACTTGTGCGCCGAAAGTTCTTCCAGCCTAACAGCCGTATAATCTACATATCATCAGTGCGATCGCGCCTCCCATGGGCCGACCAACTCATGTACGCCGCTGGAAAATCGGCCGGCGAGTCGCTGTGCCGAACATGGTCACAGGCTTTTGGTGGAAAGGATGAGCGATACGCTTTCATGGCAGGGACTACTGCGAATGCTGTTACAGCTGGTTTGACGGAAACCGACGCTGTTATGGATTGCGGAACCGAGGTGGTCAAGACCTTTCAGGATGAATTCTTTCCCTTGCAGAGTATACCCAAGTTCGGACAGCCCGAGGACGTGGCTGATGTTGTTGGGATGCTCTGTGGCAATGATGGAAGGTGGATTACAGGATCTGTTATTAGTGCGAGTGGTGGCTGCATCAAGATGCAATAAAGCTCTAGCATATCACAAATGGCAAATTGGACAAAGATTTTCCCAACTTTTTATTGACACAGAGTTTgccagaacaagaagattaTGGTATCTGTagacaaagaagaaatggCAAAATAGCCAAGATGATCTGTAAGCATCAAGAAAACACTAACATCGACAAGCAGCATTTATCCACAGAACCCCAATACTTCCACCGACTTAGGTTGTCTTCAACGAAAGCTCGGCAAAAGCCTCAACCGCGAGCAAAGCATCCCGAGCCTGGTCCTCCCGAATGATACCACCGTCAACCAGATCCTTCAGGACATCACGCACATACTGGCGATTGAACTGCGTCTCGCCCTCTGGGTTCTCCTCCGGAAGCACGGAACGAATTCGAGCTTCGACATCGCCAAGATTAGAGACCGGAATGCTGGCGACCTCAAAGAACTTGGAGCCTTCAGGGGGAGCTTCAACCTTGATCAGGGTGTAGCGAGCTTCATTCTGACGACCCTGGGCTGTGAGCCAGGTGTTGGTGCTGGGGATGAGGACAGCGACCATCCAGCGGCTGGGGACCTTAACTTTGATCTTGGGCATGAAGTCCAGAGTGGGGCtggcggcgatgaagagtTGGGCGTGTGGAGGGTTTGTCTCGTCGCTCGAAGGGATCTTTGTGCGGTCCGACATTTTGATGGTTTATGTGAGGTTTGTTGGTACGATTGGTGAAAATTGtgaaaaaggcaaaagtTTGACTGCCCGATGGACAGATGGggggtgatgttgttgttttgcAAGTGGACGATGGAGTTGCTCTTAAAGCGGGCTCATGTGATATCAATATTTGATGTTCCTGCTGAACAGACGGTATTGCCTGTGGTATCACGTATCTGCCACTGTCTGAGATTTTGAACATGCGAACTTCCACTGCCTTTTATGAACACGCTGGTGCTAGGGCATGAACATCAAGCTTTCTAGGGTTTCCATTGTTTATGCTGTCGCATTGGCCAGATATCGTGGGATTAATGTCTAAATAGTATTCTTCAGGTGTTATTGGTGGTTGGGACCTGTAGCTTAGAGCTTATGCTCAACACGCACAACCTAGTTTATAGACAAACATTCAAGGGGTTTCTGAGCACGTTTATTAGTCATCATGGAAGAGTTTAAGCGGAAGTCTATATTCTGGAAAATAACACCACGTCTCCATTCATTGTGCTAGCAGGTTAGAGTTTAAACTCGTGCTCAAAAATCATCTATGTATAAGGCCGAAGCCAGTGTCTTGTAACAGCGCTGATACAAAACTGTTGAAAGAGAAGCCACAAACATCTACTAGACAAATTCGTTCCTCGAGAACCACGATTCTTCTGCCTATCGAGAAATGGCTGTAGATGAAATTGGATCTCTGTACAGCTCATTTCAAGTTCGAAAACGATATCGCCAGCCTTATTCCGACTTACTATGCGACCAGCTAGCAAGTTTCCAAGATATCGCGAACCCATTTGCGGTTACACTCCTAAGTGTCATCTGAATTCTCAGGGTCAGTAGACCTAATTATGTGATTAACATCCTCTAGTGGAGCTCTCAAAACTGGCGACTTCGAAATACAGTAGTTGTAGTTCTGGACGCTCCATTGTCACTTGGACCTTTGCCATATTTCTACGGAGATCACCATCGACAAGAAGGCCGTATTGCATTAGCGCATGATATGGGCGCTGCATAACGATGCTCCAGAGGTTACGGGCATCGAAGAAGAAATTGCCAGGAGGCAGATCTAGTTCCTCGTGGGATGAAAAGCGGTTCACTACAATGTAGATTTGAGTGCGTGAAGCACTGCGGGCAGGTGGCTGGCAACGAGCGTCCAttttgttgattgattgaagTGGACTGTAATGATGTGGTAGGTAGGACTGGATGCTGAGTGGCGGGATGGTGGTATGTTGTTTGGAAatggtgatgcttggctACATTTTTAAAATCTCCTTTCCACACTTAATTTATGTCTTAAACTTcatatataaaaataaatagacgctattatatctattattttaagctaaggggaagaaaagaaactaATACATTGTGTTCAATACAGTTAATTATACTCCAtcactttataatagctcttaagATAATGCATATCAAGAAAACTAAAAGTGAAAAACAAAATTAAACTAGGCTAATCCTCGTCAGAGGAAATATCATCAATGATATCAGCTTCATGCTCCTCGTCTTGGTCGTTTCTATCCTGCTCATCTGCGATTTCCTGATTCCGTATTCGTCGACTTGACTCCGCAGTACTCTCGTGCTGCCCGCCTAGACGTGGCCGGCCAGAGGTATAGCCATGACTTGACCTCGATGCACCTCTCTCATGGCTGCTATGCCTGGGCGATAAGTAAGCTCTACTCTGTTCTTTGTAGCCCTTCTGCATTCGATTGAACTGTGATGACGTCGGGGTATCTTCGGTGTCATCGTCGTGCCGCAAAGACAAATT
This DNA window, taken from Fusarium fujikuroi IMI 58289 draft genome, chromosome FFUJ_chr11, encodes the following:
- a CDS encoding related to 3-oxoacyl-[acyl-carrier-protein] reductase, with protein sequence MAGALPRRELDLIGKVAVISGASRGIGRAIAFNLASRGCSILGTCVSEKGVEALSTGLNDEVTDRVYKATSRERPSGQQIKGILADVFSPDCAKAIAEAIQESFKGQVDILVNSAGDPMPGVIGQMTTEEIQRSLLGNVQAPVQIVEELVRRKFFQPNSRIIYISSVRSRLPWADQLMYAAGKSAGESLCRTWSQAFGGKDERYAFMAGTTANAVTAGLTETDAVMDCGTEVVKTFQDEFFPLQSIPKFGQPEDVADVVGMLCGNDGRWITGSVISASGGCIKMQ